From one Methanobacterium bryantii genomic stretch:
- the trpA gene encoding tryptophan synthase subunit alpha, whose protein sequence is MKIKSYDEAFQQAKAKKEGAFIPFVVAGDPDFETSLEIVKVFVENGADALEIGFPFSDPVADGPTVQLADIRALKAGMTVERGFEFIKRIREFTDIPVGVLTYYNLIYKMGIDKFYEMARDNGANAILAADLPPEEAGDALEAARKNGVQQIFMAAQTTGNERLQEITKMCSGFLYVVAVMGTTGARAELKTTTVDLIKRIKSHSDIPISVGFGISKPKHVKEVINAGADGAIVASAILNIITENLEDKEEMLQKVGKFCAELKEATIS, encoded by the coding sequence ATGAAAATAAAAAGTTACGACGAGGCATTCCAGCAGGCCAAGGCCAAAAAAGAAGGCGCATTTATTCCATTTGTAGTTGCAGGCGACCCTGATTTTGAAACATCCCTTGAAATTGTAAAAGTTTTTGTAGAAAACGGCGCTGATGCGCTTGAAATCGGTTTCCCATTCAGCGACCCTGTTGCTGACGGGCCTACAGTTCAACTAGCAGATATAAGAGCGCTTAAAGCAGGTATGACTGTTGAAAGGGGTTTTGAATTCATAAAGCGGATCCGTGAATTTACAGATATTCCAGTTGGAGTTCTCACATACTATAACCTCATTTACAAAATGGGCATTGATAAATTTTATGAAATGGCCAGAGATAACGGTGCAAATGCAATACTTGCAGCAGATTTACCCCCTGAAGAAGCGGGTGATGCCCTGGAAGCCGCTCGAAAGAACGGTGTTCAGCAGATTTTCATGGCAGCACAAACTACAGGTAATGAGAGGTTGCAGGAGATAACAAAAATGTGCTCTGGTTTCCTTTATGTGGTTGCAGTTATGGGAACCACCGGTGCAAGAGCTGAACTCAAAACAACCACTGTTGACCTTATTAAAAGAATAAAAAGCCACAGCGACATTCCAATAAGTGTAGGGTTTGGTATCTCAAAGCCAAAGCACGTTAAGGAAGTTATAAATGCAGGTGCTGACGGAGCAATTGTTGCAAGTGCCATATTAAACATAATAACTGAAAATCTCGAGGATAAAGAAGAAATGCTGCAAAAAGTTGGTAAATTCTGCGCCGAACTTAAAGAAGCCACTATAAGTTAA
- a CDS encoding DUF5591 domain-containing protein codes for MKVLCITEESLFRPEAVRWRERMGLLEPLGDALVILPCSMKKPYSSSRSHSIFMKATKGIQEVILTSPFGVCPREVEKIYPLQSYDTSTTGEWSHEEIKVVGECLRDYVGEKEVIAHVEGGYKQVCEEYLDNAVYTSTGQTTSSESMNNLKMEVKKHLKLKGRAKTLHQLRSIARYQFNSKKADCLIPDDVKTRGRFDKRIFKDGKQIATLHFNNGLYSLNLEAGKILQNINKKWVKINFELKTNTLFSPGVTEADQDIIPGDEVVILKDDEAVAVGKAILSGEEMERAVKGVAVKIRHRKK; via the coding sequence ATGAAAGTTCTCTGTATAACTGAAGAATCACTCTTCCGTCCAGAAGCAGTAAGATGGCGGGAGAGAATGGGCCTTCTTGAACCATTGGGCGATGCGCTGGTTATTTTGCCGTGCAGTATGAAAAAACCCTATTCATCATCACGATCTCACTCAATATTTATGAAAGCGACAAAGGGCATACAGGAGGTTATACTGACCTCTCCATTTGGAGTTTGCCCTCGTGAAGTGGAAAAAATATATCCCCTACAATCATACGACACTTCAACAACAGGTGAATGGTCGCATGAAGAAATTAAAGTTGTTGGGGAATGTTTAAGGGATTATGTCGGTGAAAAGGAAGTAATAGCTCATGTTGAAGGCGGTTATAAGCAGGTCTGCGAAGAATACTTGGATAATGCTGTCTACACATCAACTGGTCAAACCACATCGTCAGAATCTATGAACAACCTTAAAATGGAAGTTAAAAAGCACCTTAAACTTAAAGGAAGAGCTAAAACACTGCATCAACTCAGATCAATTGCAAGATATCAATTTAACAGCAAAAAAGCTGATTGTTTAATACCTGATGATGTTAAAACCCGTGGAAGATTTGACAAACGAATATTTAAGGATGGAAAACAAATCGCTACCTTGCATTTTAATAATGGATTATATTCATTGAATCTGGAAGCCGGAAAAATTCTGCAGAATATCAATAAAAAATGGGTTAAAATTAACTTTGAGCTTAAAACAAACACTTTATTCTCTCCAGGGGTAACTGAAGCGGATCAAGATATTATCCCTGGTGATGAAGTGGTGATTTTAAAAGATGATGAAGCTGTAGCAGTTGGAAAGGCTATTTTAAGTGGGGAAGAAATGGAAAGGGCCGTTAAAGGTGTTGCAGTGAAAATAAGGCATAGAAAAAAATAG
- the trpC gene encoding indole-3-glycerol phosphate synthase TrpC: protein MINFSQIITEREKVLKRDMKYRPLSELKENIRGTKIRADFKKALLNKDDVSVICEYKPASPSKGDISNSLVEDVVPFYDKGGASAISVLTEQTFFKSSIKNLRIASKVSKLPLLRKDFVMDEYQIYEARSCGASAVLLIAGVYKDLRFGIDLCHYLEMDALVECKNREEIEMAVKAGAEIIGINNRDFSDFSIDFKRTEKLSKYIPENKVLVSESGVKNSKDVKLLGSYGADAVLIGSTIMESNNILETVQELVKTGKNAKVS from the coding sequence ATGATCAATTTCTCACAGATAATAACTGAAAGGGAAAAAGTACTTAAAAGAGACATGAAATATCGGCCTTTAAGCGAATTAAAGGAAAATATCCGCGGGACAAAAATAAGAGCCGATTTTAAAAAGGCACTACTTAATAAAGATGATGTTTCTGTAATCTGCGAATACAAACCAGCGTCTCCATCTAAAGGTGACATTTCCAACAGTCTGGTGGAAGATGTTGTTCCTTTCTATGATAAAGGAGGGGCAAGTGCCATCTCAGTACTTACAGAACAGACATTCTTTAAAAGCAGCATTAAAAATCTGCGTATTGCATCTAAAGTAAGCAAGCTGCCGCTTCTTAGAAAGGACTTTGTAATGGATGAATACCAGATCTATGAAGCCAGGTCCTGCGGGGCCAGTGCCGTGCTTTTAATAGCAGGCGTTTATAAAGATCTTAGATTTGGAATTGACCTCTGCCATTACCTTGAAATGGACGCCCTTGTAGAATGTAAAAACAGGGAAGAAATAGAAATGGCCGTAAAGGCAGGTGCAGAAATAATCGGGATTAACAACCGGGATTTCAGTGACTTCAGTATTGATTTTAAACGGACTGAAAAGCTTTCAAAATACATACCTGAAAATAAGGTTCTTGTATCAGAAAGCGGGGTTAAAAATTCTAAAGATGTTAAACTTCTTGGAAGCTACGGCGCAGATGCAGTCTTAATAGGTTCAACCATCATGGAATCAAACAACATACTTGAAACAGTACAGGAACTGGTTAAAACAGGTAAAAACGCAAAGGTGAGTTAA
- a CDS encoding anthranilate synthase component II: MILILDNYDSFTYNLYQLVGQLEKNIVVKRNDKITIDEIRELQPDSIIISPGPGNPTNKKDFGVCSDVIKEFKGEIPILGVCLGHQGIFATFGGKIKRAEPIHGKLSEISHSNEGIFKDVENTLVATRYHSLICDEDSTPDCIEIIAKTEDGTIMAIKHLDCPVFGLQFHPESIGTASGVKIIKNFLEVEGTCSSRTPKTRFLEDCT; this comes from the coding sequence ATGATACTGATACTGGATAATTATGATTCATTTACATATAATCTCTATCAGTTAGTTGGACAGCTTGAAAAAAACATAGTGGTTAAAAGAAATGATAAAATAACCATTGATGAAATAAGAGAGCTTCAGCCAGACAGCATAATAATTTCTCCAGGACCTGGAAACCCAACCAATAAAAAAGATTTTGGGGTTTGTAGCGATGTCATTAAAGAGTTTAAAGGTGAAATTCCAATTTTAGGAGTATGTTTAGGTCATCAGGGTATTTTCGCAACATTTGGTGGAAAAATTAAAAGAGCAGAGCCTATACACGGTAAATTAAGTGAAATTTCCCATAGTAACGAAGGGATCTTTAAGGACGTTGAAAACACCCTCGTTGCAACAAGATACCATTCACTTATCTGTGATGAAGACAGCACCCCAGATTGTATAGAAATCATTGCAAAAACAGAAGACGGAACTATAATGGCCATAAAACATTTAGATTGTCCTGTTTTTGGCCTCCAGTTCCATCCAGAATCTATAGGAACAGCCAGCGGAGTAAAGATAATTAAAAACTTCCTGGAGGTTGAAGGAACCTGCAGTTCCAGAACCCCAAAAACAAGGTTTCTGGAGGACTGTACATGA
- a CDS encoding phosphatase PAP2 family protein has protein sequence MRFINSNFEPKYDFARSISRLVQPIIITMPIFVILNYFVTGGTGFLIFTLICLLFATFLPFTAVWMWIKNRDLDLDITDKDERTFPLLFGVLSYLIGTVILFTAGAPAAVTVLMFCYFSNALLTIFITFFWKISLHSMGIAGPTAAMIYVFGSSGLLFLFPLFMVMWSRLYLNKHTLAQVVVGAISGFVFTWLQFKIFLV, from the coding sequence ATGAGATTTATTAACTCCAATTTTGAACCAAAATATGACTTTGCCCGATCTATTTCCCGCCTGGTACAACCTATAATAATTACTATGCCTATTTTTGTCATTTTAAATTATTTTGTAACGGGTGGAACTGGTTTTTTAATATTTACATTAATTTGCCTGCTGTTTGCAACTTTTTTACCATTTACAGCAGTTTGGATGTGGATTAAAAATAGAGATCTAGATTTGGATATAACGGATAAGGATGAACGCACATTTCCATTACTTTTTGGGGTTTTATCATACCTTATTGGTACAGTTATACTTTTTACTGCGGGAGCACCTGCCGCTGTCACCGTGTTAATGTTCTGTTACTTTTCAAATGCATTACTGACCATATTTATAACGTTTTTCTGGAAAATCAGCCTGCATTCTATGGGCATTGCTGGACCTACAGCAGCAATGATATATGTCTTTGGATCTTCAGGACTTTTATTTTTATTTCCATTGTTCATGGTCATGTGGAGCCGGCTTTACCTTAACAAACATACACTGGCACAGGTTGTTGTAGGTGCTATAAGCGGCTTTGTTTTTACATGGCTGCAGTTTAAGATATTTCTAGTATGA
- the trpD gene encoding anthranilate phosphoribosyltransferase yields the protein MIAECIKKVASFEDLNEKEAYGCMTQIMNGNTSDIQIASFLTSLSMKGETVPEITGFVKAMREVCVPVSPNINAPLVDTCGTGGDKLKTFNISTISAIIAASCGVVIAKHGNRSITSKCGGADILEALGVTIDSGAEEVEKSMEKTGIGFMFAPNFHPAMKYVMPVRRELNIRTVFNILGPLTSPANADIQLLGVFDPDYVELVADVLKNLGVKKAMVVHGFDSNGNPAMDEISTLGKTKVAIVDNGEISIKEIYPEDFGIQRTREKLIKASSDINENMQIAVDVLKCMERNETEKARLDLCLTNAAAILFISGIVDNFPEGVEVARNAVESGSALKKLYEFVENS from the coding sequence ATGATAGCTGAATGCATAAAAAAGGTCGCTTCATTTGAAGATCTAAATGAAAAAGAAGCTTATGGATGTATGACCCAGATAATGAATGGGAATACAAGTGACATTCAAATAGCTTCTTTTTTAACTTCCCTTTCCATGAAGGGTGAAACTGTTCCAGAAATAACCGGTTTTGTAAAGGCCATGCGGGAAGTCTGCGTACCAGTATCCCCAAATATAAACGCGCCCCTTGTAGATACATGTGGTACTGGCGGCGATAAACTAAAAACATTTAATATAAGTACCATTTCAGCGATAATAGCAGCATCCTGCGGTGTGGTAATAGCAAAACATGGTAACAGAAGTATAACAAGTAAATGTGGTGGTGCAGATATACTGGAAGCCCTTGGTGTAACCATTGACAGTGGGGCAGAAGAAGTGGAAAAAAGTATGGAAAAAACAGGCATAGGATTTATGTTCGCGCCCAACTTTCACCCTGCAATGAAGTACGTAATGCCTGTGAGACGGGAGCTTAATATAAGGACAGTCTTCAACATATTGGGCCCACTTACATCACCGGCAAATGCAGATATTCAACTCCTTGGAGTTTTCGATCCGGACTATGTTGAACTGGTGGCAGATGTACTTAAAAATTTAGGTGTAAAAAAAGCCATGGTAGTTCACGGGTTTGACAGCAATGGAAATCCAGCGATGGATGAAATATCTACACTGGGAAAAACCAAAGTGGCAATTGTTGATAATGGGGAAATCAGTATTAAAGAAATTTACCCTGAAGACTTCGGTATCCAGAGGACCCGTGAAAAACTGATAAAAGCTTCCTCAGATATCAATGAAAATATGCAGATCGCAGTTGATGTCCTTAAATGTATGGAAAGAAATGAGACTGAAAAGGCAAGGCTTGATCTATGTCTCACAAATGCAGCAGCTATCCTTTTTATAAGTGGAATCGTGGATAATTTTCCAGAAGGCGTGGAAGTCGCTCGAAATGCAGTTGAATCAGGATCAGCCCTTAAAAAGCTTTATGAATTTGTAGAAAATAGTTAA
- a CDS encoding phosphoribosylanthranilate isomerase, protein MEFKICGITRLEDIRVCENEGPAFIGFINIKRSKRFQDIEKIRELVDSMKNKEKAVLVLEPETVEEAMDSIEKSGVKNIQLHSLQAEDIDKLKEINVIKAIGIPEKIDESKKEEIKSFAKVCKYLIFDSMIQGKSGGTGKQIPLEIAAEAAKIAKESNKDIKLFLAGGISAQKMKNKGNLIKDIFDYVDVNSGVEDSPGIKNRDKIAEFVENCKVI, encoded by the coding sequence ATGGAATTCAAAATTTGCGGGATTACAAGACTTGAAGACATTAGAGTGTGTGAAAATGAAGGCCCTGCTTTTATCGGGTTTATAAACATAAAGCGGTCCAAAAGATTTCAGGATATAGAAAAAATAAGAGAACTTGTGGACTCCATGAAAAATAAAGAAAAAGCAGTGCTTGTACTTGAGCCTGAAACTGTTGAAGAAGCCATGGATTCTATAGAAAAAAGCGGCGTTAAAAATATACAGCTGCATTCATTACAGGCAGAGGATATAGATAAACTAAAAGAAATTAATGTAATTAAAGCCATTGGAATTCCTGAGAAAATCGATGAATCTAAAAAAGAAGAGATAAAATCATTTGCAAAAGTTTGCAAATATCTAATATTTGATTCTATGATTCAAGGTAAAAGTGGCGGTACTGGAAAGCAAATTCCACTGGAAATTGCAGCTGAAGCAGCAAAAATTGCAAAAGAAAGTAATAAAGATATAAAACTGTTTCTTGCAGGTGGAATTAGTGCACAAAAGATGAAAAATAAAGGAAATTTAATTAAAGATATTTTTGATTATGTAGATGTTAATTCAGGCGTTGAAGATAGTCCTGGAATTAAAAATAGAGATAAAATAGCAGAATTTGTTGAAAATTGTAAGGTGATTTAA
- the trpE gene encoding anthranilate synthase component I translates to MNVFGDLKLNEPVSIELDFDSPFDLFKNIYRNYDSAFLLESMESDSGLARLSVLGFKPAAVLRAYGNVLQIEKDGVQEEIETENPFEELKKLTSKSNGKKGFRGGLVGYISYESVRHFENIDVQDSEYPDFEFGLFLDTITFDRLQNKCEYVTLGENRIEEINQIAKESHDIGSIDFKFKKHYFSREKYESMVREAKEKIKAGEIFQSVISNAREYEITGDKLSIYKALREMNPSPYMYHLKLGNREIIGSSPEMLARVEGSDVETYPIAGTRERGKTGAEDEKLEIELMNDEKELAEHLMLVDLARNDVGKVSKFDSVRVPEYMTVKKFSHVQHIVSHVTGKLREDMTAVEAFSSIFPAGTLSGAPKIRAMEIINELEGLPRGPYGGALGYFSLNGNADFAIVIRTLVCNGNKAKIQAGAGIVHDSVPENEYFECENKAQAVIKALEVASGRGN, encoded by the coding sequence GTGAATGTTTTTGGCGATCTTAAATTAAATGAGCCAGTTAGTATCGAACTTGATTTCGATTCCCCATTTGACTTGTTTAAAAATATTTATAGAAACTACGACAGTGCATTTCTACTTGAATCCATGGAAAGTGACAGCGGACTTGCAAGGCTCTCAGTTTTAGGCTTCAAGCCGGCTGCAGTTCTACGAGCTTATGGAAATGTTTTACAGATAGAAAAAGATGGAGTTCAAGAAGAAATTGAGACTGAAAACCCATTTGAAGAACTTAAAAAATTAACATCTAAAAGTAATGGGAAAAAAGGATTTAGAGGGGGACTCGTAGGTTATATATCCTATGAATCAGTTCGACATTTTGAAAATATTGATGTTCAAGATTCAGAGTATCCTGATTTTGAGTTTGGTTTATTCTTAGATACTATTACGTTTGATCGGTTGCAGAACAAATGTGAATATGTGACCCTTGGTGAAAATAGAATCGAAGAAATAAACCAGATTGCAAAGGAGTCACATGATATCGGCAGTATTGATTTCAAGTTTAAGAAGCACTATTTTTCAAGGGAAAAATATGAAAGCATGGTTAGAGAAGCTAAGGAAAAAATAAAAGCGGGTGAAATCTTCCAGAGTGTTATATCAAATGCCCGTGAATATGAAATCACTGGCGATAAGCTTTCAATTTATAAGGCACTTCGTGAAATGAATCCCTCGCCATATATGTATCATTTAAAACTTGGAAACCGCGAGATAATTGGTTCAAGTCCTGAAATGCTCGCCAGAGTTGAGGGAAGCGATGTGGAAACATATCCAATTGCAGGGACCAGGGAACGCGGTAAAACAGGTGCTGAAGATGAAAAACTGGAAATAGAACTGATGAATGACGAAAAAGAACTTGCAGAACATTTAATGCTTGTGGACCTTGCAAGGAATGATGTGGGAAAAGTAAGCAAGTTCGATTCAGTACGAGTTCCAGAATACATGACTGTTAAGAAATTTTCACATGTACAGCATATCGTTTCCCATGTAACAGGAAAATTGAGAGAGGATATGACAGCAGTTGAAGCATTCAGCTCCATTTTCCCTGCAGGGACATTAAGCGGGGCTCCAAAAATCAGAGCCATGGAAATAATAAACGAACTGGAAGGACTTCCAAGGGGGCCTTACGGCGGTGCTTTAGGCTACTTCTCATTAAATGGAAATGCAGACTTTGCGATTGTTATAAGGACGCTGGTCTGCAATGGAAATAAAGCTAAAATACAGGCAGGTGCCGGAATTGTACATGATTCCGTCCCAGAAAATGAATATTTTGAATGCGAAAACAAAGCACAGGCAGTTATAAAGGCTCTTGAAGTTGCAAGCGGAAGGGGGAACTGA
- a CDS encoding adenylate kinase — MELPWNVVVVTGVPGVGKTTLCRRVSEDLGYNYVNYGDLMLEIAKSEDLASTDSEMFSLDIDTQQKIWKGAALKVKDMNCVLVDLHGVDQSPIGYILSLPIEIISPDIIVVIESSNDNILQRRHKDTKERIIDTINSLNEHINMLRTSMAVCSAILGCNLIVLENDDLEGCFLKLKNLLGTGSVL, encoded by the coding sequence ATGGAATTACCTTGGAACGTTGTAGTTGTTACTGGTGTTCCTGGAGTTGGTAAAACAACTCTCTGTAGAAGAGTTTCTGAAGATTTAGGTTACAATTATGTAAATTATGGAGATCTGATGCTTGAAATAGCTAAAAGCGAAGATCTCGCTTCTACAGATTCTGAAATGTTTAGTTTGGACATAGATACCCAGCAAAAAATTTGGAAGGGCGCAGCTTTAAAAGTAAAAGATATGAACTGTGTTCTTGTAGATTTACACGGTGTTGATCAGTCCCCAATTGGTTATATTCTTTCGCTGCCCATAGAAATTATATCTCCAGATATAATTGTGGTAATAGAGTCTTCTAATGATAATATACTCCAGCGAAGGCATAAAGATACTAAAGAAAGGATAATTGACACTATAAATAGTTTAAATGAGCATATAAATATGTTAAGGACTTCAATGGCTGTATGTTCTGCTATTTTGGGGTGTAATTTGATAGTACTTGAAAACGATGATTTGGAAGGTTGTTTTTTAAAACTAAAAAATCTTTTAGGTACTGGCAGTGTATTATAA
- a CDS encoding flippase: MSSKKSKIASGSIVILIGSFVFRIGGFIYRFIMSRLLDTAGYGILGLTLPFQNLLTITANGGLPPAIAKYVAQYSAVEQDDMVRQIIITALKIVAVTGTIGAILMYILAGIIAIDWWHKPEALLPLQIVAVMAPFSVIVGVFRGVFQGYYKMTNILITRAFEQVFTIVFAIALVIIGWYVAGAVVGTAIGFMASAVVSVYLFRKQIWGRLNRRHDPHSLKPNRDKVFTLREELGIAKMLIKFSVPVVITGLAEMCLYDIGTIFIGVYLASQYAGYYTNASAIARLPLIISTAVATSALPATSEALSLRDGPLLQTYISQSYRYVGFFVVPMCTVTIIFAAPILALLFGDAYTPGAGALQIFVTGMVFFTIYNISSSICQGLGRPFIPMLALIVGTTVELILSVLLIPSIGIEGAATGTTVAAFIIMIITLYGTFKLSKVNIPVADFTRITMASFLMGVILMLLPKTIEGFLMSIILAPLLYALFIAVVGGLRKDDIAVMYRFAGKFGPAAGILRKLIGSLERFAR, encoded by the coding sequence ATGAGTTCAAAAAAATCAAAAATAGCAAGCGGAAGTATTGTAATCCTCATAGGGTCATTCGTATTTCGTATAGGCGGATTCATCTATAGATTTATAATGAGCCGGTTACTGGATACTGCAGGATACGGTATCTTAGGCCTTACATTACCTTTCCAGAATCTTCTTACCATAACTGCCAACGGGGGGCTCCCTCCAGCTATTGCAAAGTATGTGGCACAGTATTCAGCCGTGGAACAGGATGATATGGTGCGGCAGATTATAATTACTGCCTTAAAGATCGTGGCCGTGACCGGGACCATCGGCGCTATTTTAATGTACATTCTTGCAGGAATTATTGCAATAGACTGGTGGCATAAACCTGAAGCACTCCTTCCTCTCCAGATCGTGGCCGTTATGGCACCGTTCAGCGTTATTGTAGGGGTTTTTAGAGGTGTTTTCCAGGGATACTATAAGATGACCAATATCCTGATCACCCGTGCATTTGAACAGGTATTTACAATCGTATTTGCCATAGCCCTGGTTATAATTGGTTGGTACGTTGCAGGGGCTGTTGTAGGTACTGCCATAGGTTTCATGGCCTCTGCAGTAGTTTCAGTATATCTCTTTAGAAAACAGATATGGGGCAGGTTAAACCGCAGACATGACCCCCACAGCCTTAAACCAAATAGAGATAAAGTATTCACGCTTCGAGAAGAACTGGGAATAGCCAAAATGCTCATTAAATTTTCAGTACCCGTAGTTATAACCGGGCTCGCTGAAATGTGTCTTTACGACATCGGTACTATATTTATAGGAGTATACCTGGCAAGCCAGTATGCAGGGTACTACACCAATGCCAGCGCAATTGCAAGGCTTCCACTTATAATATCAACAGCAGTAGCTACATCAGCACTTCCCGCCACTTCTGAAGCCCTTAGTCTCAGAGACGGCCCATTACTTCAGACCTATATTTCCCAATCCTACAGATATGTTGGATTCTTTGTAGTGCCCATGTGTACAGTTACAATTATTTTTGCAGCCCCCATACTTGCCTTACTCTTTGGTGATGCGTATACCCCTGGAGCAGGGGCACTTCAAATATTTGTAACAGGGATGGTATTCTTTACAATTTATAATATCTCATCAAGTATATGTCAGGGCCTTGGAAGGCCATTTATTCCAATGCTTGCACTTATTGTAGGAACAACTGTAGAATTGATTCTCAGTGTGCTGTTGATTCCAAGTATTGGAATAGAAGGTGCTGCAACAGGTACAACAGTAGCGGCATTTATTATAATGATAATAACTCTTTATGGAACCTTTAAACTCTCCAAAGTGAATATTCCTGTGGCAGATTTTACCAGAATAACAATGGCTTCCTTTTTAATGGGAGTTATCTTAATGCTGCTCCCTAAAACCATAGAAGGGTTCTTAATGTCAATTATATTGGCGCCTTTACTTTATGCATTATTCATTGCAGTGGTTGGTGGGCTAAGAAAAGATGATATTGCAGTTATGTACAGATTTGCAGGTAAATTCGGACCGGCTGCAGGAATACTCCGGAAATTAATTGGTTCTTTAGAGAGATTCGCCAGATAA
- the trpB gene encoding tryptophan synthase subunit beta, translating to MISDGKFGKYGGIFVPELLIPALEELEKAFLKYKDDKEFNAELEYYLREFAGRPTPLYYAENLSGKLGCKIYLKREDLLHTGAHKINNTLGQGLLAKYMGKERLIAETGAGQHGIATATVGALFGMPADIYMGSVDVARQKLNVFRMEISGAKVIPVESGAKTLKDAMNEAMRDWITNVENTHYLLGSTAGPHPYPTMVKHFQTVIGKETKRDILEKEGELPDAVIACVGGGSNSLGIFSEFIDHKEVELVGAEGGGDGLEGKHGATLSAGTEGVLHGSLSFVLQDDYGQISEAHSISAGLDYPGVGPEHSYLKVTGRAQYGPITDEEAFRAFKLLSKYEGIIPALESSHAVAMAEKYAKENQGKTIVINLSGRGDKDVNIIADYMGVKL from the coding sequence ATGATCTCAGATGGTAAATTCGGTAAATACGGCGGGATATTTGTTCCAGAACTTCTAATTCCTGCCCTTGAAGAGCTTGAGAAGGCATTTTTAAAGTACAAAGATGATAAAGAATTCAACGCCGAACTTGAATATTATTTAAGGGAATTTGCAGGCAGGCCCACCCCCCTTTACTACGCAGAAAATCTTTCGGGAAAACTTGGGTGTAAAATTTACCTTAAGCGGGAAGATCTGCTCCATACAGGTGCCCACAAAATAAATAACACCCTTGGACAAGGACTTCTTGCAAAATATATGGGTAAAGAAAGGTTAATAGCAGAAACTGGAGCTGGACAACATGGTATTGCAACTGCAACTGTAGGTGCCCTGTTTGGGATGCCTGCAGATATCTATATGGGCAGCGTAGATGTGGCACGTCAGAAGTTAAATGTATTTAGAATGGAAATATCAGGGGCTAAAGTTATCCCTGTAGAAAGTGGAGCTAAAACTTTAAAGGATGCTATGAACGAAGCTATGAGGGACTGGATAACAAATGTTGAAAATACCCATTACCTGCTGGGTTCCACTGCAGGGCCTCACCCATACCCAACAATGGTAAAACACTTCCAGACAGTTATTGGAAAGGAAACAAAAAGAGATATCCTTGAAAAAGAAGGTGAACTCCCAGACGCTGTAATAGCATGTGTTGGTGGTGGAAGTAACTCCCTGGGAATATTTTCAGAATTTATAGACCATAAAGAGGTAGAACTTGTAGGCGCTGAAGGTGGGGGAGACGGTTTAGAAGGAAAACACGGTGCAACGCTCAGTGCAGGTACTGAAGGAGTTCTACATGGGTCTTTATCCTTTGTCCTTCAGGACGACTATGGACAGATCTCTGAAGCCCACTCCATATCTGCAGGGCTGGATTATCCTGGTGTTGGGCCAGAACATTCATATTTGAAAGTCACTGGACGTGCGCAGTACGGCCCTATTACTGATGAAGAAGCATTTAGAGCATTTAAGCTGCTGTCAAAATATGAAGGTATCATTCCTGCCCTTGAAAGTTCACATGCTGTTGCAATGGCTGAAAAGTACGCTAAAGAGAATCAAGGAAAAACAATAGTTATAAACCTCTCAGGAAGGGGAGATAAAGATGTTAATATAATCGCAGACTACATGGGGGTAAAATTATGA
- a CDS encoding metal-sulfur cluster assembly factor: MADELVEKIKEAVSTVADPHMGISIVEMGILEDVQIEKNGSTLAKLTIRPTNPGCMSAANIAMNAKLAAEKVEGVDKVEVLIEGHMMADAISEMVNK; the protein is encoded by the coding sequence ATGGCAGATGAATTAGTTGAAAAGATAAAAGAAGCAGTTTCAACAGTAGCTGACCCTCACATGGGTATCAGCATAGTTGAAATGGGAATTCTTGAAGATGTTCAAATAGAAAAAAATGGATCTACCCTTGCAAAACTTACAATTAGACCAACAAACCCTGGCTGTATGAGTGCAGCAAACATAGCAATGAATGCAAAACTCGCAGCCGAAAAAGTAGAAGGCGTAGATAAAGTAGAAGTACTTATCGAAGGCCACATGATGGCTGATGCAATTTCTGAAATGGTCAACAAATAA